Proteins encoded by one window of Vigna radiata var. radiata cultivar VC1973A chromosome 5, Vradiata_ver6, whole genome shotgun sequence:
- the LOC106761051 gene encoding TMV resistance protein N isoform X2, with product MAITLSEGASSSSGFDRGWTYDVFLSFRGEDTRRSFTGFLYHGLCQRGINVFIDDDKLRKGEDLSPTLLGAIQESRIAIIVFSQNYAFSTWCLDELAKIIDCYKTRGQLVWPVFFHVDPSVVRHQRGTFQTAMAQHEVRFKGNVEKLQKWKKALFEASNFSGWNLENGYEFQIIQDIVEEASRKLSHTILHIAEYPVGIEIRISEVMPLLQIEPGEDIRVIGIYGLGGIGKTTIARALYNMIADQFEATSFLSDIRESSNQRQGLVQLQESLLFDTVGDKNIKLGSIYKGIPIIKKRLCCKKVLLIIDDVDRLEQLQALAGGRDWFGFGSVIIITTRDKHLLSAHQVDKTYEVKKLNYGEAFELFTWSAFKRKAPDAGYLEVSNRVVLYAEGLPLALKIMGSNLFGKTVEEWKSALGKYEKIPNKEVQNVLRVTYDNLEENEKEIFLDVACFFKGETVEYVENTLQGCGFYPTIGISVLIDRSLVSIDEYNRLRMHDLIQDMGREIVREVSPLEPGKRSRLWYHEDVFEVLTENKGTYRIQGMMVDLPDDYMVHLKDDSFKKMKNLKILIVRNGNFFGSPQHLPNSLRLLDWMKYPSSLPSSFQPKKLVVLNLSGSRFTMQEPFKYLDSLTSMDLSSCELLTKLPEIAGVPNLTQLTLDYCTNLEEVHESVGFLEKLVEFRAYGCTKLKVFPNAIRLTSLRSLILNWCSSLQNFPAILGKMDNLISISIEGTGIKELPPSIGNLVSLQELSMTSCLNLKELPHNFDMLQSLTNLDMEGCPHLRNFLTKLANMGESTHTFGNILSLNVENCGLIDEDLPIIFNNFPNLASVVLSGNHFKALPSCIQQCPCLELLHLDNCKNIQEISAFPPNMQYINAQNCISLSEESSNLLFNKETFEGWELQAMVPGTMVPEWFDHITKGEYMTFWVRERFPAIIICFVLEVESEMKKIFNCEIRFYINGEEVYELQIPRGFSDMVTDHVWLYDLRTHSSINWRSLDLYLMDGWNQVEISCEKISGASNLTVSWCGVHVVKQEANMKDILLTDPDPDLDSVIASGSNTLVSDHPVKAQPQSQVTSFTLQTPQNNNSSTIVLPTTVQTSLTVNDADMEAFYAVLDDEISVVSLNNDSTMVSKLTNQRPSEETKKALKTLQAHVTKEFSALLGPNEYSTVNDTLEYLTNLPAEDEISVEIRSLIIQVSRQFTRWSRDYTSENKKIESTTAKLLKADELEKCLEANKTNFKQVMCMENELCNDLAHLEQRKRELEEQINAVKANISASEAAKNMASEIKRELFGKAKILKAERDELREQVPHLRDEQELAKKIQSNIRDEWSKLGEKFNYGLRHGKID from the exons ATGGCAATTACGTTGAGTGAAGGagcttcttcatcttctggTTTTGACCGTGGATGGACTTATGATGTGTTCTTGAGTTTCAGAGGTGAAGATACAAGGAGAAGCTTTACAGGGTTTCTGTATCATGGTTTGTGCCAAAGGGGTATCAATGTTTTCATTGATGATGACAAGCTCAGGAAAGGTGAAGACTTATCCCCTACTCTTCTTGGAGCCATTCAAGAGTCTAGAATTGCCATCATTGTCTTCTCTCAAAACTATGCATTCTCCACATGGTGTCTTGATGAACTTGCAAAGATCATTGACTGTTACAAAACAAGAGGGCAACTTGTGTGGCCAGTTTTCTTCCATGTCGACCCTTCTGTGGTGCGCCATCAGAGAGGAACTTTTCAAACAGCAATGGCCCAACATGAAGTCAGATTCAAGGGTAATGTTGAAAAGTTGCAGAAGTGGAAGAAAGCCTTGTTTGAAGCATCCAATTTCTCAGGTTGGAACTTAGAAAACGG GTATGAATTTCAGATAATCCAAGATATTGTTGAGGAGGCCTCTAGAAAGTTAAGCCACACCATTTTGCACATTGCTGAATACCCAGTTGGAATAGAGATTCGCATATCTGAAGTGATGCCTCTTTTGCAGATTGAACCGGGTGAAGATATTCGTGTCATTGGGATCTATGGACTTGGAGGCATAGGTAAGACAACAATTGCAAGGGCATTGTACAACATGATTGCAGACCAGTTTGAAGCTACAAGTTTCCTTTCTGACATAAGAGAAAGTTCAAATCAAAGACAAGGGCTAGTGCAGCTTCAAGAATCACTTCTTTTTGATACTGTTGGGGACAAGAACATCAAGCTGGGAAGCATTTACAAAGGAATCCCTATTATCAAGAAAAGGCTTTGTTGCAAAAAAGTACTTTTGATCATTGATGATGTTGACAGGTTGGAGCAGCTTCAAGCCCTGGCAGGAGGACGCGATTGGTTTGGTTTTGGAAGTGTGATCATCATAACAACAAGAGATAAGCATTTGCTGAGTGCTCATCAGGTTGACAAAACCTATGAGGTAAAGAAATTAAACTATGGTGAAGCTTTTGAACTGTTCACTTGGAGTGCTTTCAAAAGGAAGGCACCTGATGCAGGCTATTTGGAGGTTTCTAACCGTGTTGTTCTCTATGCTGAGGGCCTTCCATTGGCTTTGAAAATAATGGGGTCTAATTTGTTTGGTAAAACAGTGGAGGAATGGAAGTCTGCGTTGGGAAAATATGAGAAGATTCCTAACAAAGAGGTTCAGAATGTGCTAAGAGTAACCTATGATAATCTAGAAGAGAATGAGAAGGAAATTTTCCTTGATGTGGCATGCTTCTTCAAGGGAGAGACAGTGGAATATGTAGAAAACACACTGCAAGGCTGTGGTTTTtatccaacaattggtatcagtgTACTTATTGATAGATCTCTTGTTAGTATTGATGAATATAACAGATTGAGAATGCATGATTTAATTCAAGACATGGGCAGGGAAATAGTTAGAGAAGTTTCACCATTAGAACCTGGAAAAAGGAGTAGATTGTGGTATCATGAAGATGTTTTTGAAGTTCTCACTGAAAATAAG GGGACTTATAGAATTCAGGGCATGATGGTTGACCTCCCTGATGACTACATGGTACACTTGAAAGATGATTCCttcaagaagatgaaaaatcttaaaattctCATAGTTAGAAATGGAAACTTTTTTGGAAGCCCCCAACATCTTCCAAACAGCTTAAGGTTGCTTGATTGGATGAAATATCCTTCGTCTTTGCCATCTAGTTTTCAACCAAAGAAACTTGTTGTACTCAACTTGTCAGGCAGTCGTTTCACAATGCAAGAGCCATTTAAG TATTTGGATTCCTTGACTTCTATGGACTTGAGTTCCTGTGAATTGTTGACAAAACTACCTGAAATTGCAGGAGTCCCTAATCTAACACAGCTAACTCTTGACTATTGTACAAATTTAGAAGAAGTTCATGAATCTGTTGGATTCCTTGAGAAACTTGTTGAGTTTAGGGCTTATGGATGCACCAAGCTTAAGGTTTTTCCAAATGCTATCAGGTTGACATCATTGAGAAGTCTTATCCTTAATTGGTGTTCAAGCCTTCAAAATTTTCCAGCTATTTTGGGGAAAATGGATAACCTCATTTCCATTTCTATAGAAGGCACTGGTATAAAAGAATTGCCTCCTTCCATTGGAAACCTTGTTAGTCTTCAAGAGTTAAGCATGACATCTTGCTTAAACCTCAAGGAACTGCCTCACAATTTTGATATGCTTCAAAGTCTTACAAACCTTGATATGGAGGGCTGTCCACATCTCCGAAACTTTCTGACAAAGTTGGCAAACATGGGAGAATCTACACATACCTTTGGCAACATTCTGTCACTGAATGTAGAAAACTGTGGCCTTATAGATGAAGATCTTCccataattttcaataatttcccaaatttagCATCAGTAGTACTCTCGGGAAATCATTTTAAAGCTCTTCCAAGCTGCATACAACAATGTCCTTGCTTGGAACTACTTCACTTGGACAACTGTAAAAACATCCAAGAAATTTCAGCATTTCCTCCTAACATGCAGTACATTAATGCACAAAATTGTATATCATTGTCTGAAGAGTCAtccaatttattatttaacaag GAAACTTTTGAGGGATGGGAATTACAGGCTATGGTGCCTGGAACAATGGTTCCAGAGTGGTTTGACCACATCACCAAAGGAGAATACATGACATTTTGGGTACGCGAAAGGTTTCCAGCTATTATCATATGTTTTGTTCTTGAGGTTGAGAgtgaaatgaagaaaattttcaattgtgAAATCCGCTTTTATATAAATGGTGAAGAAGTTTATGAATTGCAAATTCCAAGAGGCTTTTCAGATATGGTGACAGATCATGTGTGGCTCTATGACTTGAGAACTCATTCATCTATCAACTGGCGCAGTCTTGATTTGTATCTGATGGATGGCTGGAATCAGGTTGAGATTTCATGTGAGAAGATAAGTGGAGCATCAAATCTGACTGTGAGTTGGTGTGGAGTTCATGTGGTTAAGCAAGAAGCTAACATGAAGGATATACTACTTACAGATCCTGATCCAGATTTAGATTCAGTTATAGCTTCTGGATCAAACACACTAGTTTCTGATCATCCAGTGAAAGCTCAACCACAATCCCAAGTCACAAGCTTCACACTACAGACACCTCAAAATAATAACAGTTCCACAATTGTGCTGCCAACAACAGTTCAAACCAGTTTGACTGTAAATGATGCAGACATGGAAGCATTTTATGCTGTTCTGGATGATGAGATCTCTGTGGTGTCACTTAACAATGATTCAACAATGGTTTCTAAATTGACCAACCAAAGGCCAAGTGAAGAGACAAAGAAAGCATTGAAGACACTTCAAGCCCATGTCACTAAAGAATTTTCTGCTCTGCTGGGCCCTAATGAATACAGTACAGTGAATGATACCTTAGAGTACCTCACAAATTTGCCAGCAGAAGATGAAATATCAGTGGAAATAAGATCTCTAATAATACAAGTTTCAAGACAGTTCACTCGTTGGAGTAGGGATTACACATCTGAGAACAAGAAAATAGAGTCTACCACAGCCAAGTTGTTGAAAGCTGATGAACTAGAAAAGTGTCTTGAAGCTAATAAGACTAACTTCAAGCAAGTGATGTGCATGGAAAATGAGTTGTGCAATGATTTGGCCCATTTGGAACAAAGAAAGAGAGAGCTAGAAGAGCAGATAAATGCTGTTAAAGCTAACATCTCTGCTTCAGAAGCAGCTAAGAACATGGCTAGTGAAATAAAAAGAGAACTCTTTGGaaaagcaaagattttgaaagctGAAAGAGATGAGTTGAGGGAACAAGTGCCACACTTGAGAGATGAACAGGAATTGGCCAAGAAAATTCAGTCAAATATCAGAGATGAATGGTCAAAGCTTGGTGAAAAATTTAACTATGGATTAAGGCATGGAAAAATTGATTAG
- the LOC106759924 gene encoding probable carboxylesterase 15, whose amino-acid sequence MVQQKKLVDEVSGWLRIYDDGSVDRTWTGPAQFKFLADPVPSHEKFIDGIAVRDTIVSHEGHDLRVRLYLPEKALENKKKLPIILHFQGGGFCISEPDWFMYYQIYVRIALSTQAIVVSPFLRRAPEHRLPTAIDDAFDTLLWLRSVARSGSREPWLEQHGDFNRVFLIGDSSGGNVVHEVASRAGSVDLSPVRVAGAIPVHPGFVRSERSRSELEMPQSPFLTLDMLDKFLELALPVGATKDHPITCPMGAAAPPLEGLKLPAVLLCVAEMDLVRDTEMEYYEAMKKGNKDVELYVSHGMSHSFYLNKVAVDMDPNVSAKTDAFITRIKEFIQEH is encoded by the coding sequence ATGGTGCAGCAAAAGAAGCTAGTTGATGAAGTCTCCGGTTGGCTCAGAATCTACGATGACGGTTCGGTCGACCGGACATGGACCGGACCGGCTCAGTTCAAGTTTTTGGCTGATCCGGTTCCTTCTCATGAAAAATTTATAGATGGTATCGCTGTTCGTGATACCATCGTTTCTCATGAAGGCCATGACCTCCGTGTTCGATTATACTTGCCGGAGAAAGcgttggaaaataaaaaaaaattacccatcattcttcattttcaggGTGGTGGGTTTTGCATCAGTGAACCGGACTGGTTCATGTACTACCAAATTTACGTTCGAATTGCCCTTTCAACTCAGGCAATTGTGGTTTCTCCTTTCCTCCGCCGTGCACCGGAGCACCGTCTCCCGACCGCCATTGATGACGCCTTTGACACCCTCCTCTGGCTCCGATCTGTGGCCCGGTCCGGTTCGCGTGAACCGTGGCTCGAGCAACATGGGGATTTCAACCGGGTTTTTCTCATAGGGGACAGTTCTGGCGGGAACGTGGTGCATGAGGTGGCTTCAAGGGCCGGTTCGGTGGACCTAAGCCCGGTTCGGGTTGCAGGAGCGATCCCGGTTCACCCCGGGTTTGTCCGGTCGGAGCGGAGCCGGTCCGAGCTGGAAATGCCGCAATCACCGTTTTTAACGTTGGACATGCTCGACAAGTTCCTAGAGTTAGCACTGCCTGTCGGGGCGACGAAGGACCACCCAATAACGTGCCCGATGGGAGCGGCGGCACCGCCGCTTGAAGGGCTGAAACTGCCGGCGGTGCTGCTGTGCGTGGCGGAGATGGACTTGGTGAGGGACACGGAGATGGAGTACTACGAGGCCATGAAGAAAGGCAACAAGGACGTTGAACTTTATGTGAGCCATGGAATGAGTCATAGTTTTTACTTGAACAAGGTTGCTGTGGACATGGACCCCAATGTTAGTGCAAAAACCGATGCTTTCATAACTAGGATCAAGGAGTTCATTCAGGAGCACTGA
- the LOC106761051 gene encoding TMV resistance protein N isoform X1 encodes MAITLSEGASSSSGFDRGWTYDVFLSFRGEDTRRSFTGFLYHGLCQRGINVFIDDDKLRKGEDLSPTLLGAIQESRIAIIVFSQNYAFSTWCLDELAKIIDCYKTRGQLVWPVFFHVDPSVVRHQRGTFQTAMAQHEVRFKGNVEKLQKWKKALFEASNFSGWNLENGYEFQIIQDIVEEASRKLSHTILHIAEYPVGIEIRISEVMPLLQIEPGEDIRVIGIYGLGGIGKTTIARALYNMIADQFEATSFLSDIRESSNQRQGLVQLQESLLFDTVGDKNIKLGSIYKGIPIIKKRLCCKKVLLIIDDVDRLEQLQALAGGRDWFGFGSVIIITTRDKHLLSAHQVDKTYEVKKLNYGEAFELFTWSAFKRKAPDAGYLEVSNRVVLYAEGLPLALKIMGSNLFGKTVEEWKSALGKYEKIPNKEVQNVLRVTYDNLEENEKEIFLDVACFFKGETVEYVENTLQGCGFYPTIGISVLIDRSLVSIDEYNRLRMHDLIQDMGREIVREVSPLEPGKRSRLWYHEDVFEVLTENKGTYRIQGMMVDLPDDYMVHLKDDSFKKMKNLKILIVRNGNFFGSPQHLPNSLRLLDWMKYPSSLPSSFQPKKLVVLNLSGSRFTMQEPFKYLDSLTSMDLSSCELLTKLPEIAGVPNLTQLTLDYCTNLEEVHESVGFLEKLVEFRAYGCTKLKVFPNAIRLTSLRSLILNWCSSLQNFPAILGKMDNLISISIEGTGIKELPPSIGNLVSLQELSMTSCLNLKELPHNFDMLQSLTNLDMEGCPHLRNFLTKLANMGESTHTFGNILSLNVENCGLIDEDLPIIFNNFPNLASVVLSGNHFKALPSCIQQCPCLELLHLDNCKNIQEISAFPPNMQYINAQNCISLSEESSNLLFNKVCIFFKSSMLSLVTTHFHLNFLVQETFEGWELQAMVPGTMVPEWFDHITKGEYMTFWVRERFPAIIICFVLEVESEMKKIFNCEIRFYINGEEVYELQIPRGFSDMVTDHVWLYDLRTHSSINWRSLDLYLMDGWNQVEISCEKISGASNLTVSWCGVHVVKQEANMKDILLTDPDPDLDSVIASGSNTLVSDHPVKAQPQSQVTSFTLQTPQNNNSSTIVLPTTVQTSLTVNDADMEAFYAVLDDEISVVSLNNDSTMVSKLTNQRPSEETKKALKTLQAHVTKEFSALLGPNEYSTVNDTLEYLTNLPAEDEISVEIRSLIIQVSRQFTRWSRDYTSENKKIESTTAKLLKADELEKCLEANKTNFKQVMCMENELCNDLAHLEQRKRELEEQINAVKANISASEAAKNMASEIKRELFGKAKILKAERDELREQVPHLRDEQELAKKIQSNIRDEWSKLGEKFNYGLRHGKID; translated from the exons ATGGCAATTACGTTGAGTGAAGGagcttcttcatcttctggTTTTGACCGTGGATGGACTTATGATGTGTTCTTGAGTTTCAGAGGTGAAGATACAAGGAGAAGCTTTACAGGGTTTCTGTATCATGGTTTGTGCCAAAGGGGTATCAATGTTTTCATTGATGATGACAAGCTCAGGAAAGGTGAAGACTTATCCCCTACTCTTCTTGGAGCCATTCAAGAGTCTAGAATTGCCATCATTGTCTTCTCTCAAAACTATGCATTCTCCACATGGTGTCTTGATGAACTTGCAAAGATCATTGACTGTTACAAAACAAGAGGGCAACTTGTGTGGCCAGTTTTCTTCCATGTCGACCCTTCTGTGGTGCGCCATCAGAGAGGAACTTTTCAAACAGCAATGGCCCAACATGAAGTCAGATTCAAGGGTAATGTTGAAAAGTTGCAGAAGTGGAAGAAAGCCTTGTTTGAAGCATCCAATTTCTCAGGTTGGAACTTAGAAAACGG GTATGAATTTCAGATAATCCAAGATATTGTTGAGGAGGCCTCTAGAAAGTTAAGCCACACCATTTTGCACATTGCTGAATACCCAGTTGGAATAGAGATTCGCATATCTGAAGTGATGCCTCTTTTGCAGATTGAACCGGGTGAAGATATTCGTGTCATTGGGATCTATGGACTTGGAGGCATAGGTAAGACAACAATTGCAAGGGCATTGTACAACATGATTGCAGACCAGTTTGAAGCTACAAGTTTCCTTTCTGACATAAGAGAAAGTTCAAATCAAAGACAAGGGCTAGTGCAGCTTCAAGAATCACTTCTTTTTGATACTGTTGGGGACAAGAACATCAAGCTGGGAAGCATTTACAAAGGAATCCCTATTATCAAGAAAAGGCTTTGTTGCAAAAAAGTACTTTTGATCATTGATGATGTTGACAGGTTGGAGCAGCTTCAAGCCCTGGCAGGAGGACGCGATTGGTTTGGTTTTGGAAGTGTGATCATCATAACAACAAGAGATAAGCATTTGCTGAGTGCTCATCAGGTTGACAAAACCTATGAGGTAAAGAAATTAAACTATGGTGAAGCTTTTGAACTGTTCACTTGGAGTGCTTTCAAAAGGAAGGCACCTGATGCAGGCTATTTGGAGGTTTCTAACCGTGTTGTTCTCTATGCTGAGGGCCTTCCATTGGCTTTGAAAATAATGGGGTCTAATTTGTTTGGTAAAACAGTGGAGGAATGGAAGTCTGCGTTGGGAAAATATGAGAAGATTCCTAACAAAGAGGTTCAGAATGTGCTAAGAGTAACCTATGATAATCTAGAAGAGAATGAGAAGGAAATTTTCCTTGATGTGGCATGCTTCTTCAAGGGAGAGACAGTGGAATATGTAGAAAACACACTGCAAGGCTGTGGTTTTtatccaacaattggtatcagtgTACTTATTGATAGATCTCTTGTTAGTATTGATGAATATAACAGATTGAGAATGCATGATTTAATTCAAGACATGGGCAGGGAAATAGTTAGAGAAGTTTCACCATTAGAACCTGGAAAAAGGAGTAGATTGTGGTATCATGAAGATGTTTTTGAAGTTCTCACTGAAAATAAG GGGACTTATAGAATTCAGGGCATGATGGTTGACCTCCCTGATGACTACATGGTACACTTGAAAGATGATTCCttcaagaagatgaaaaatcttaaaattctCATAGTTAGAAATGGAAACTTTTTTGGAAGCCCCCAACATCTTCCAAACAGCTTAAGGTTGCTTGATTGGATGAAATATCCTTCGTCTTTGCCATCTAGTTTTCAACCAAAGAAACTTGTTGTACTCAACTTGTCAGGCAGTCGTTTCACAATGCAAGAGCCATTTAAG TATTTGGATTCCTTGACTTCTATGGACTTGAGTTCCTGTGAATTGTTGACAAAACTACCTGAAATTGCAGGAGTCCCTAATCTAACACAGCTAACTCTTGACTATTGTACAAATTTAGAAGAAGTTCATGAATCTGTTGGATTCCTTGAGAAACTTGTTGAGTTTAGGGCTTATGGATGCACCAAGCTTAAGGTTTTTCCAAATGCTATCAGGTTGACATCATTGAGAAGTCTTATCCTTAATTGGTGTTCAAGCCTTCAAAATTTTCCAGCTATTTTGGGGAAAATGGATAACCTCATTTCCATTTCTATAGAAGGCACTGGTATAAAAGAATTGCCTCCTTCCATTGGAAACCTTGTTAGTCTTCAAGAGTTAAGCATGACATCTTGCTTAAACCTCAAGGAACTGCCTCACAATTTTGATATGCTTCAAAGTCTTACAAACCTTGATATGGAGGGCTGTCCACATCTCCGAAACTTTCTGACAAAGTTGGCAAACATGGGAGAATCTACACATACCTTTGGCAACATTCTGTCACTGAATGTAGAAAACTGTGGCCTTATAGATGAAGATCTTCccataattttcaataatttcccaaatttagCATCAGTAGTACTCTCGGGAAATCATTTTAAAGCTCTTCCAAGCTGCATACAACAATGTCCTTGCTTGGAACTACTTCACTTGGACAACTGTAAAAACATCCAAGAAATTTCAGCATTTCCTCCTAACATGCAGTACATTAATGCACAAAATTGTATATCATTGTCTGAAGAGTCAtccaatttattatttaacaagGTTTGCATCTTTTTTAAGTCTTCTATGCTTTCTTTAGTCACCACCCATTTTCACTTGAACTTTCTTGTGCAGGAAACTTTTGAGGGATGGGAATTACAGGCTATGGTGCCTGGAACAATGGTTCCAGAGTGGTTTGACCACATCACCAAAGGAGAATACATGACATTTTGGGTACGCGAAAGGTTTCCAGCTATTATCATATGTTTTGTTCTTGAGGTTGAGAgtgaaatgaagaaaattttcaattgtgAAATCCGCTTTTATATAAATGGTGAAGAAGTTTATGAATTGCAAATTCCAAGAGGCTTTTCAGATATGGTGACAGATCATGTGTGGCTCTATGACTTGAGAACTCATTCATCTATCAACTGGCGCAGTCTTGATTTGTATCTGATGGATGGCTGGAATCAGGTTGAGATTTCATGTGAGAAGATAAGTGGAGCATCAAATCTGACTGTGAGTTGGTGTGGAGTTCATGTGGTTAAGCAAGAAGCTAACATGAAGGATATACTACTTACAGATCCTGATCCAGATTTAGATTCAGTTATAGCTTCTGGATCAAACACACTAGTTTCTGATCATCCAGTGAAAGCTCAACCACAATCCCAAGTCACAAGCTTCACACTACAGACACCTCAAAATAATAACAGTTCCACAATTGTGCTGCCAACAACAGTTCAAACCAGTTTGACTGTAAATGATGCAGACATGGAAGCATTTTATGCTGTTCTGGATGATGAGATCTCTGTGGTGTCACTTAACAATGATTCAACAATGGTTTCTAAATTGACCAACCAAAGGCCAAGTGAAGAGACAAAGAAAGCATTGAAGACACTTCAAGCCCATGTCACTAAAGAATTTTCTGCTCTGCTGGGCCCTAATGAATACAGTACAGTGAATGATACCTTAGAGTACCTCACAAATTTGCCAGCAGAAGATGAAATATCAGTGGAAATAAGATCTCTAATAATACAAGTTTCAAGACAGTTCACTCGTTGGAGTAGGGATTACACATCTGAGAACAAGAAAATAGAGTCTACCACAGCCAAGTTGTTGAAAGCTGATGAACTAGAAAAGTGTCTTGAAGCTAATAAGACTAACTTCAAGCAAGTGATGTGCATGGAAAATGAGTTGTGCAATGATTTGGCCCATTTGGAACAAAGAAAGAGAGAGCTAGAAGAGCAGATAAATGCTGTTAAAGCTAACATCTCTGCTTCAGAAGCAGCTAAGAACATGGCTAGTGAAATAAAAAGAGAACTCTTTGGaaaagcaaagattttgaaagctGAAAGAGATGAGTTGAGGGAACAAGTGCCACACTTGAGAGATGAACAGGAATTGGCCAAGAAAATTCAGTCAAATATCAGAGATGAATGGTCAAAGCTTGGTGAAAAATTTAACTATGGATTAAGGCATGGAAAAATTGATTAG